From a single Calonectris borealis chromosome 19, bCalBor7.hap1.2, whole genome shotgun sequence genomic region:
- the APPBP2 gene encoding amyloid protein-binding protein 2, whose translation MAAVELEWVPETLYNTAISAVVDSYGRARRRDIRSLPENIQFDVYYKLYQQGRLCQLGSEFCELEVFAKVLRALDKRHLLHHCFQALMDHGVKVASVLAYSFSRRCSYIAESDSAVKEKAIQIGFVLGGFLSDAGWYSDAEKVFLSCLQLCTLHDEILHWFRAVECCVRLLHVRNGNCKYHLGEETFKLAQSYMDKLAKHGQQANKAALYGELCALLFAKSHYDEAYKWCIEAMKEITVGLPVKVVVDVLRQASKACVVKREFKKAEQLIKHAVYLAREHFGAKHPKYSDTLLDYGFYLLNVDNICQSVAIYQTALDIRQSVFGGKNIHVATAHEDLAYSSYVHQYSSGKFDNALFHAERAIGIITHILPEDHLLLASSKRVKALILEEIAIDCHNKETEQRLLQEAHDLHLSSLQLAKKAFGEFNVQTAKHYGNLGRLYQSMRKFKEAEEMHIKAIQIKEQLLGQEDYEVALSVGHLASLYNYDMNQYENAEKLYLRSIAIGKKLFGEGYSGLEYDYRGLIKLYNSIGNYEKVFEYHNILANWNRLRDRQFSVTDALEDVSTSPQSTEEVVQSFLMSQNVDGQSS comes from the exons ATGGCGGCGGTGGAGCTAGAGTGGGTGCCCGAGACGCTCTATAACACGGCGATCTCGGCCGTGGTGGATAGTTACGGGCGGGCCCGGCGCCGGGACATCCGCTCGCTGCCCGAGAATATCCAGTTCGACGTGTACTACAAG ctttaccAACAGGGCCGCTTATGCCAGTTGGGTAGTGAATTTTGTGAACTAGAAGTTTTTGCAAAGGTGCTACGAGCTTTAGATAAAAG acaTCTGCTTCATCACTGTTTTCAGGCTTTGATGGACCATGGAGTAAAAGTTGCTTCTGTACTGGCCTATTCTTTCAGTAGACGGTGCTCCTACATAGCAGAATCGGATtctgctgtaaaagaaaaagcaattcagattggttttgttttag gggggtTCCTATCAGATGCAGGCTGGTACAGTGATGCTGAGAAGGTATTTCTTTCCTGCCTTCAGTTATGCACCCTTCATGATGAAATCCTTCATTGGTTTCGTGCCGTAGAATGTTGTGTAAG GTTGCTGCATGTTCGAAATGGTAACTGTAAATatcacttgggagaagaaacaTTCAAACTCGCTCAGTCTTACATGGACAAACTTGCAAAACATGGTCAGCAAGCAAACAAAGCAGCACTCTATGGGGAGCTGTGTGCACTGCTCTTTGCCAAGAGCCACTATGATGAG GCTTATAAATGGTGTATAGAAGCTATGAAGGAGATCACAGTTGGCCTGCCTGTAAAAGTAGTAGTGGATGTTTTACGACAAGCTTCAAAG GCTTGTGTTGTAAAACGTGAATTTAAGAAGGCTGAACAGCTGATAAAACATGCAGTATACCTTGCCCG GGAGCATTTTGGAGCCAAGCACCCCAAATATTCTGATACGCTACTAGACTATGGATTTTACTTGCTCAACGTAGACAATATATGCCAATCTGTTGCAATCTATCAG ACAGCTCTTGATATCCGGCAGTCGGTATTTGGAGGTAAAAACATACATGTAGCTACAGCTCATGAAGACTTGGCTTACTCTTCATATGTTCACCAGTACAGCTCTGGAAAATTTGACAATGCGCT ATTCCATGCTGAACGTGCTATTGGCATTATAACTCACATTCTCCCAGAAGACCATCTTCTCTTGGCATCTTCAAAGAGAGTTAAAG CGCTTATCCTGGAGGAGATTGCAATAGACTGTCACAACAAGGAAACTGAGCAGAGGTTACTTCAAGAAGCTCACGACTTACATCTGTCCTCACTCCAGTTAGCTAAAAAAGCCTTCGGGGAGTTTAATGTACAAACAGCAAAACACTATGGTAACCTTGGAAGACTGTATCAGTCCATGAGAAAGTTTAAG GAAGCAGAAGAAATGCACATCAAGGCAATTCAGATTAAGGAGCAGCTTCTGGGTCAAGAAGATTATGAAGTTGCCCTGTCAGTGGGTCATCTAGCTTCTCTCTATAACTATGATATGAATCAATATGAAAATGCCGAAAAGCTTTATTTGAGATCCATAGCAATTG GAAAGAAGCTTTTTGGTGAAGGATACAGTGGACTTGAATATGATTACAGAGGTCTCATTAAACTGTACAATTCCATTGGCAATTATGAGAAAGTTTTTGAATACCACAATATTTTGGCCAATTGGAACCGGTTGCGGGACCGGCAGTTCTCAGTTACAGATGCTCTGGAGGACGTAAGCACCAGCCCTCAATCCACTGAAGAAGTGGTCCAGTCTTTTCTGATGTCTCAGAACGTTGATGGACAGAGTAGCTAA